One window of the Granulicella arctica genome contains the following:
- a CDS encoding alpha-1,4-glucan--maltose-1-phosphate maltosyltransferase: MKPAEGRKRIVIEEVSPQVNGGRYPVKRIIGDVVTVTCAAFGDGHDHVAARLLYKFEGERRWRTAQFTAINNDLWSADFTVDKLGTWQYTIQAWVDHFDTWSDDLKKRLAAQPDPKQPTVNVPTQDIPLALRSGALLVDQAASRAKSRDAKHLEEIAASLRWMADQNAFNYENPITDEIIAVVGRYPDLSLATKYEQDLPIWVDRERARYSTWYELFPRSASPDPSRHGTLADVAARLPEIAAMGFDVLYMPPIHPIGVAYRKGPNNRVTAEPGDLGSPWAIGAAEGGHKSILPELGTMVDFKKLVTAAGKNHMELALDIAFQCSPDHPWVKEHPDWFIIRPDGSIQYAENPPKKYQDIYPLNFESPDWRGLWEELLSVFTYWVRHGVKIFRVDNPHTKALPFWEWCIAEIHDSHPDVLFLAEAFTRPHVMYSLAKGGFTQSYTYFTWRTEKAELQTYFEEITKPPVTDFFHPNIWPNTPDILHASLQTGGRPAFMQRLILAATLGANYGIYGPAFELSEGRPAKPVSEEYLDSEKYQIRHWDRSIDTSLAPLITTVNKIRRENVALQSDLSLHFHPVDNSQLLCYSKSASSDGVENIILVAINLDPTQEQAGWIELDLKNLGIPHEQTFDVEDLLTGTHYQWNGRSNYVALRPDVMPAHILRVTRKIV, encoded by the coding sequence ATGAAACCTGCTGAGGGCCGCAAACGTATTGTCATCGAAGAGGTATCACCCCAGGTCAACGGTGGTCGCTATCCAGTTAAGAGAATCATCGGGGACGTCGTAACCGTAACCTGTGCCGCCTTTGGGGATGGACACGACCACGTCGCCGCTCGCCTTTTGTACAAGTTCGAGGGCGAGCGCCGATGGAGAACAGCACAGTTCACCGCTATCAACAATGATCTCTGGTCGGCTGACTTCACCGTCGACAAACTTGGAACCTGGCAATACACCATTCAGGCGTGGGTCGATCATTTCGATACCTGGTCTGACGATCTGAAGAAGCGGTTGGCGGCGCAACCGGACCCTAAGCAGCCCACCGTTAACGTGCCCACGCAGGACATTCCTTTGGCTCTGCGTTCAGGAGCGCTCCTCGTCGACCAGGCGGCATCACGCGCCAAGAGTCGCGATGCCAAGCATCTCGAAGAAATCGCCGCTTCGCTTCGCTGGATGGCTGACCAGAACGCCTTCAACTACGAAAATCCAATTACCGACGAGATTATTGCGGTGGTCGGTCGCTATCCCGATTTGTCCCTCGCGACGAAGTACGAGCAGGATCTGCCCATCTGGGTGGATCGTGAACGCGCGCGATACTCCACATGGTACGAGCTTTTTCCCAGGTCAGCGTCTCCAGACCCCAGCCGGCATGGAACCCTCGCCGACGTAGCTGCCCGCCTGCCGGAGATTGCAGCAATGGGCTTCGACGTACTCTACATGCCGCCAATCCACCCGATTGGCGTGGCCTATCGCAAGGGTCCGAACAACCGAGTCACTGCAGAACCTGGGGACCTTGGCAGTCCATGGGCTATCGGCGCAGCGGAGGGTGGCCACAAATCCATCCTGCCCGAGCTTGGCACGATGGTTGACTTCAAGAAGCTTGTGACCGCAGCCGGGAAGAACCACATGGAACTGGCGCTCGACATCGCCTTCCAATGCTCACCCGACCACCCGTGGGTCAAAGAACACCCGGACTGGTTCATCATTCGCCCGGACGGCTCCATTCAGTACGCCGAAAATCCGCCCAAAAAGTATCAGGACATCTATCCGCTCAACTTTGAATCACCGGACTGGCGCGGTCTGTGGGAGGAACTACTTTCCGTCTTCACCTACTGGGTTCGTCACGGTGTGAAGATCTTCCGCGTCGACAATCCGCACACCAAAGCCCTGCCATTCTGGGAGTGGTGCATCGCCGAGATCCACGATAGCCACCCCGACGTGCTTTTCCTTGCTGAAGCCTTCACGCGCCCGCACGTCATGTATTCGCTGGCCAAGGGAGGGTTTACCCAGTCCTACACTTACTTCACATGGCGAACCGAAAAAGCCGAGTTGCAGACCTACTTCGAAGAGATCACCAAGCCTCCGGTCACTGACTTCTTTCACCCGAATATCTGGCCGAACACACCGGACATTCTCCACGCTTCTCTCCAGACCGGCGGACGACCTGCATTTATGCAGCGCCTCATCCTCGCAGCGACGCTTGGCGCCAACTACGGTATCTACGGGCCGGCTTTTGAGTTGAGCGAGGGCCGCCCCGCAAAGCCTGTCAGCGAAGAGTACCTCGATAGCGAGAAGTACCAGATTCGCCACTGGGATCGCTCCATTGACACCAGCCTGGCACCGCTCATCACGACCGTGAACAAGATTCGGCGCGAAAACGTCGCACTGCAGAGCGACCTCTCGCTACACTTCCACCCAGTCGATAACTCGCAGCTTCTCTGCTACAGCAAATCTGCTTCGAGTGACGGCGTCGAGAATATCATCCTCGTGGCCATCAACCTTGATCCGACGCAGGAGCAGGCGGGCTGGATAGAATTGGATCTCAAGAATCTCGGTATCCCGCATGAGCAGACCTTCGATGTAGAAGACCTCCTCACCGGCACACACTATCAGTGGAATGGCCGCAGCAACTACGTCGCGCTTCGACCCGACGTAATGCCTGCCCATATCCTTCGCGTCACCAGAAAGATCGTCTAA
- a CDS encoding glycoside hydrolase family 15 protein, whose amino-acid sequence MIIDGTCEGPLGQSAIGREESKPLHAALIEDYAMIGDTLTGALVSRDGSIDWLCWPNFSSGACFAALLGTKDHGHWQIFPTKKFQSCKRQYVLNTMILETRLETSTGEVLITDFMPPAVDSAQKLRSLHSTLVRIVTGVRGKVEMKMDLAIRFDYGRTVPWVTKSDHELRAVAGPDMVVLRVKCHGVRQVPLDGEGLSTVSTFSVREGETVEFILTNSSSLEPVTDEIDAKAALTDTQKYWEEWTSRSNYKGDYADVVNRSLMTLKALTYRPSGGVVAALTTSLPEKIGGERNWDYRYCWLRDTSFTLMVLIHAGYTEEAVAWRRWLLRAVAGSPEQVQTIYGIYGERQLPEWNADWLPGYEHSLPVHVGNGAVDQFQLDVFGEVVAALSQTPQAEDDIRVSASALQGAIVNHLCKVWPEPDEGIWEVRGPRRHFTHSKVMAWVALDRAIKQHERYDGASVDLKRWKKNRDMLHKEICDKGFDKKLNSFTQSYGSKALDASCLRIVLVGFLPPEDARIRGTVAAIEKQLMKDGFVMRYDSNKSSDGLPGGEGAFLACSFWMVTNLWLIGRKSDALKLFDRLLSLRNDVGLLSEEYDPVAKRMLGNFPQALSHIALIHAAFTISGAWRPEKWDPNL is encoded by the coding sequence GTGATTATCGACGGAACATGTGAGGGACCTTTGGGACAATCGGCGATCGGGCGCGAAGAGAGTAAACCACTTCACGCTGCACTCATTGAAGACTATGCCATGATTGGCGATACATTGACTGGCGCGCTGGTGTCGCGCGATGGGTCGATCGATTGGCTCTGCTGGCCGAACTTCTCTTCCGGTGCCTGCTTTGCCGCTCTACTTGGCACAAAGGACCATGGTCATTGGCAGATTTTTCCGACAAAAAAGTTTCAGTCGTGTAAACGCCAGTACGTACTCAACACGATGATCCTTGAAACTCGCCTGGAAACCTCGACGGGCGAGGTGCTGATCACAGATTTCATGCCGCCAGCGGTTGATAGTGCGCAGAAGCTACGGAGCCTTCACTCAACTCTAGTCCGGATTGTGACGGGGGTGAGAGGCAAGGTCGAGATGAAGATGGACCTTGCGATCCGATTTGACTATGGCCGAACCGTGCCATGGGTTACTAAAAGCGATCATGAGTTACGCGCCGTTGCAGGGCCCGATATGGTCGTCCTGCGAGTAAAGTGTCACGGCGTTCGGCAGGTTCCGCTTGATGGAGAGGGGCTATCGACCGTCAGCACCTTCAGCGTGCGCGAGGGCGAGACGGTCGAATTTATTCTGACCAACTCATCCTCACTCGAACCGGTAACAGATGAAATTGATGCCAAGGCAGCGCTTACGGACACCCAGAAGTATTGGGAGGAATGGACGTCGCGCAGCAACTATAAGGGGGATTACGCCGACGTCGTCAATCGCTCTCTAATGACCCTAAAGGCGCTAACGTATCGACCATCGGGCGGTGTAGTCGCTGCCTTGACGACCTCCTTGCCGGAGAAGATTGGCGGGGAGCGCAACTGGGACTATCGCTACTGCTGGTTGCGAGACACCTCCTTCACGCTGATGGTGCTGATTCACGCGGGGTACACGGAAGAGGCCGTAGCGTGGCGCCGGTGGTTGCTGCGTGCGGTCGCCGGTTCGCCTGAGCAGGTGCAGACGATCTATGGAATCTACGGCGAGCGCCAGTTGCCGGAGTGGAACGCGGACTGGCTGCCGGGCTACGAGCATTCGCTCCCCGTTCACGTCGGAAACGGTGCTGTCGATCAGTTCCAGCTTGACGTATTCGGGGAGGTCGTCGCGGCACTTTCGCAGACTCCTCAGGCTGAGGATGATATCCGCGTCTCAGCGAGTGCGTTGCAGGGGGCGATCGTGAATCATCTATGTAAGGTCTGGCCGGAACCTGATGAGGGTATCTGGGAGGTGCGCGGGCCAAGACGGCACTTCACACACTCAAAGGTTATGGCATGGGTGGCCCTCGACCGCGCCATCAAGCAGCACGAGCGGTATGACGGTGCTTCCGTTGACCTGAAGCGATGGAAGAAGAACCGCGACATGCTGCATAAGGAGATCTGCGACAAGGGCTTTGACAAGAAGCTGAACAGCTTCACGCAGTCGTACGGCTCGAAGGCGCTCGACGCCTCCTGCCTGCGCATTGTGCTGGTTGGTTTCCTCCCTCCGGAGGATGCGCGCATCCGTGGCACCGTCGCGGCCATTGAGAAGCAGCTGATGAAAGATGGCTTCGTGATGCGTTACGATAGCAACAAGTCGAGCGACGGCCTTCCCGGCGGCGAGGGCGCTTTCCTGGCGTGCAGCTTCTGGATGGTCACGAACCTTTGGCTGATCGGGCGCAAGAGCGATGCCCTCAAGTTGTTCGATCGCCTGCTCTCATTGCGTAATGACGTAGGCCTGCTTTCGGAAGAATACGACCCGGTTGCGAAGCGGATGCTTGGAAATTTTCCACAGGCGCTTTCACACATTGCGCTGATTCACGCTGCATTTACGATCTCTGGCGCTTGGCGTCCCGAGAAATGGGATCCGAACCTTTAG
- the treY gene encoding malto-oligosyltrehalose synthase — MTMLRTPGSTYRVQLHKDFTFDDAAKIAPYLQDLGVTHIYCSPYLQASPGSMHGYDVVDHQRVNDELGGRAAHGRFCRTLGDLGLGQILDIVPNHMSLGRENRYWWDVLENGTSSRYASFFDIDWQPQEERLRDKVLVPVLADQYGRVLQAGGIKVVRSGTTFLVEAASQSLPVSPRSLPVILSRAAGYAKSDTLNFLAASFGRLPEPELWDRWKILDRHRDKDVLMGLLQRLCAEEPGVCEAIDRSVNELNANLDGLDDFLNQQNYRLAYWKTADQQLGYRRFFDVNTLIGLRIEREHVFEETHALILDWLERRVLDGVRVDHPDGLRDPLEYFKRLRAAAPDAWIVGEKILEPGEFLRESWPIEGTSGYDFLNVANAVLMRHEGLLELNTIYGDFTGESTDFKLIAHDKKINVTQEALGSDVNRLTTIFVEICEDNRNERDYTRAEMRRALREVSACFQVYRTYVVPERGEITEEDRSHITQATECAKKNRQDIDGGLFDFLRDVLTMDVKGKRESEFLLRFQQFTSPVMAKGVEDTAFYCYNRLTGLNEVGSDPGEDGLTVEEFHAYNAKMQATHPLTMTTLSTHDTKRSDDVRARLAVLSEMPGKFGAAVQRWSRMNNSLKTNQMPDRNTEYFYYQTLIGAWPLTVERAQAYMAKATREAKQQTSWVANNKDFEEALNKFIESTISSPAFVEKLEQFVERVKAAGRANSLAQTLLKYTVPGVPDLYQGSELWDLSLVDPDNRRPVDYTERLNLLKELRTLSVPEAARLAVQRMDEGMPKLWTIHRALLLRKEHREWFSGDAAYVPLIVEGKSAQHAIAYLRGESVVTVVPRLSYTLNGAWQKTTVQLPEGRWKNRLTDAVLQGGTVAIETLLKDFPVALLTREVESDV, encoded by the coding sequence ATGACCATGTTACGAACTCCAGGTTCCACCTATAGGGTGCAACTTCACAAAGATTTTACGTTTGACGACGCAGCCAAAATTGCTCCGTATCTTCAGGACCTCGGGGTGACGCATATTTATTGCTCCCCCTATTTACAAGCATCGCCGGGCAGCATGCACGGGTACGACGTCGTCGACCATCAGCGTGTCAACGACGAGCTTGGTGGCAGGGCAGCGCATGGCCGTTTTTGCAGGACCCTCGGCGATCTTGGACTTGGGCAAATTCTCGATATCGTTCCGAATCACATGTCGCTTGGCCGGGAGAATCGCTACTGGTGGGATGTGCTTGAGAATGGCACGTCGAGTCGCTATGCTTCGTTCTTCGACATCGACTGGCAACCGCAGGAGGAACGCCTTCGCGATAAGGTACTGGTGCCAGTGCTCGCGGATCAGTATGGTCGCGTTCTGCAGGCTGGCGGCATCAAGGTTGTTCGCAGTGGCACGACATTTCTCGTTGAGGCGGCGAGCCAATCGCTGCCCGTTTCGCCACGCTCGCTTCCAGTGATTCTCAGCCGTGCTGCCGGCTACGCAAAGTCCGACACGTTGAATTTTCTTGCAGCTTCATTCGGGCGGCTGCCCGAGCCGGAGTTGTGGGACCGATGGAAGATCCTCGACCGCCATCGCGATAAAGATGTGCTGATGGGACTGCTGCAGCGCCTATGTGCTGAAGAGCCGGGAGTCTGTGAGGCGATCGATCGCTCCGTCAATGAGCTCAATGCAAATCTTGATGGCCTCGACGATTTTCTCAACCAACAGAACTATCGCCTCGCCTACTGGAAGACTGCAGATCAGCAGCTAGGCTACCGCCGTTTCTTCGACGTCAATACGCTGATTGGTCTGCGGATCGAGCGCGAGCACGTGTTTGAAGAGACGCACGCGCTGATCCTCGACTGGCTGGAGCGCAGGGTACTTGATGGTGTTCGCGTCGATCATCCAGATGGCCTTCGTGATCCACTCGAATACTTCAAGCGGCTCCGTGCGGCGGCCCCGGATGCATGGATTGTGGGCGAGAAGATCCTTGAGCCCGGCGAGTTTCTGAGGGAGAGCTGGCCGATCGAGGGTACCAGCGGCTATGACTTTCTGAATGTTGCGAATGCAGTGCTGATGCGTCACGAAGGCTTGCTGGAACTCAACACTATCTATGGCGACTTCACTGGCGAGTCCACCGACTTCAAGCTGATTGCGCACGACAAGAAGATCAACGTTACGCAGGAAGCGCTTGGAAGCGATGTCAATCGGTTGACCACGATCTTCGTGGAGATTTGTGAGGACAATCGTAACGAGCGAGACTACACACGCGCCGAGATGCGGCGTGCCTTGCGCGAAGTGTCCGCATGTTTCCAGGTGTACCGAACATACGTCGTGCCGGAACGTGGCGAGATCACCGAAGAAGATCGCTCACACATCACGCAGGCCACCGAATGTGCGAAGAAGAACCGGCAGGATATCGACGGAGGTCTCTTCGACTTCTTACGCGATGTCCTCACCATGGATGTGAAGGGTAAGCGCGAGTCGGAATTTTTGCTGCGCTTCCAGCAGTTCACCAGCCCGGTCATGGCAAAGGGCGTGGAAGATACCGCCTTCTATTGCTATAACCGCCTTACCGGGTTGAACGAGGTAGGCAGCGATCCCGGCGAGGATGGCCTGACTGTCGAAGAGTTCCACGCCTACAACGCGAAGATGCAGGCGACGCACCCCCTGACTATGACGACGCTGTCGACTCACGACACCAAGCGAAGCGATGATGTCCGCGCCCGGCTTGCAGTGTTGTCAGAGATGCCGGGCAAATTTGGCGCAGCGGTGCAGCGCTGGTCACGAATGAACAATTCGCTAAAAACTAACCAGATGCCGGACCGAAATACCGAGTACTTCTACTATCAGACGCTGATTGGCGCGTGGCCGCTCACGGTTGAACGTGCCCAGGCCTACATGGCCAAGGCGACGCGAGAAGCCAAGCAGCAGACATCGTGGGTAGCGAATAACAAAGACTTTGAAGAAGCGCTGAATAAGTTCATCGAATCGACAATCAGCTCACCTGCATTCGTCGAAAAGCTCGAACAGTTTGTAGAGCGCGTCAAGGCTGCAGGCCGAGCCAACTCCCTTGCGCAGACGCTGCTGAAGTACACCGTGCCAGGCGTGCCGGACCTGTACCAGGGGAGCGAATTGTGGGATCTCAGCCTCGTCGATCCGGATAACCGTCGACCCGTAGATTACACGGAGCGACTGAATTTGTTGAAAGAGCTGCGCACCCTATCCGTGCCAGAAGCAGCGAGGCTCGCGGTCCAGCGGATGGATGAAGGTATGCCGAAATTGTGGACGATTCACCGCGCGCTGCTGCTGCGAAAAGAACATCGCGAGTGGTTCAGTGGTGATGCTGCCTACGTGCCACTCATAGTAGAAGGTAAGTCGGCTCAGCATGCTATCGCTTACCTTCGTGGGGAGTCCGTTGTCACGGTTGTCCCAAGGCTGTCATACACGTTGAATGGAGCATGGCAGAAGACCACAGTCCAACTGCCCGAAGGACGTTGGAAGAATCGATTGACAGACGCAGTTCTGCAGGGCGGTACGGTCGCGATTGAAACGCTCCTCAAAGATTTTCCAGTAGCGCTACTAACGCGAGAGGTGGAGAGCGATGTTTGA
- the treZ gene encoding malto-oligosyltrehalose trehalohydrolase — protein MFEFQVWAPKAKKVSVEVADTCNEMTGPDKHGMWKASVAAAEYGMDYAFLLNDEPVAFPDPRSAWQPHTVHGPSRLYDQSVFEWHDERWQGPPLAGAVIYELHIGTFTEAGTFDAAIERLDYLFDLGITHIEIMPVAAFPGDHGWGYDGVSLFAVRDIYGGPDGLKRLVDACHVRGLAVLLDVVYNHFGPVGNYTCKFGPYTTDRHHTPWGSAMNFEAEGSDEVRRYFCDNALMWMRDYHMDGLRLDAVHEFVDRSAIHFMEQLSSEVDVLSARLGRRLVLIAESDLNDPRIVTPREAKGYGMDAQWSDDFHHALFTLLHLDEGNGYYDDFGSFSDLAKALTKMFVYDGNFSSYRDRSHGRPVDGLSAHHFIGFIQNHDQVGNRATGDRLQHIVGMARAKVAAGIVLTAPFIPMLFQGEEYAASTPFQYFADHEDPEMAKAVSEGRKREFAAFGWNAGEIPDPEKRETFERSKLDWTEIHEGEHGEMLEWVKSLIHFRRNSVSLNDGDTGHVKVQFDEDKRWLTMDRGAVRVAWNLGEETVELKNPDSWPISLSSNPGIALTETGIALPPDSFAVLSTQTS, from the coding sequence ATGTTTGAGTTTCAGGTATGGGCGCCCAAGGCAAAGAAGGTATCGGTAGAAGTAGCGGACACCTGCAATGAGATGACTGGGCCCGACAAGCACGGCATGTGGAAAGCCTCAGTCGCCGCGGCTGAGTACGGCATGGACTACGCATTTTTGCTCAACGACGAACCCGTGGCCTTTCCAGACCCTCGCAGCGCATGGCAGCCACACACCGTTCACGGACCCTCGCGCCTCTACGATCAATCGGTCTTCGAATGGCATGATGAGCGCTGGCAGGGCCCGCCGCTGGCCGGCGCAGTCATCTACGAACTGCACATCGGCACCTTTACAGAAGCAGGCACATTCGACGCGGCCATTGAGCGACTCGACTATTTGTTCGATCTCGGGATCACCCACATCGAGATCATGCCCGTCGCTGCCTTTCCAGGCGACCACGGCTGGGGCTACGACGGAGTCTCACTCTTTGCCGTTCGGGATATTTATGGCGGCCCCGATGGTCTAAAACGGCTGGTCGATGCATGCCACGTTCGCGGGCTCGCTGTCCTGCTCGACGTTGTTTATAACCACTTCGGCCCGGTTGGAAACTACACCTGCAAGTTCGGCCCCTACACCACAGATCGTCACCACACCCCGTGGGGTAGTGCAATGAATTTTGAGGCAGAGGGCAGTGACGAAGTGCGACGGTACTTCTGCGACAACGCCCTTATGTGGATGCGCGACTATCACATGGACGGTCTCCGCCTTGATGCCGTGCATGAGTTTGTGGATCGGTCGGCCATTCATTTTATGGAGCAACTCTCTTCTGAAGTGGATGTGCTGTCCGCAAGGCTCGGTCGCCGATTGGTTCTCATCGCCGAAAGCGATCTGAACGATCCGCGCATAGTGACCCCGCGCGAGGCAAAAGGCTATGGCATGGATGCCCAGTGGAGCGATGACTTTCATCACGCGCTCTTCACGCTTCTGCATCTCGACGAGGGCAACGGCTACTACGACGACTTCGGGTCGTTCTCCGATCTGGCCAAAGCGCTGACAAAGATGTTCGTCTACGATGGCAACTTCTCGAGCTATCGCGATCGTAGCCACGGGCGTCCCGTCGATGGGCTCTCGGCGCACCACTTTATCGGATTCATCCAGAATCACGATCAGGTAGGCAATCGCGCTACCGGCGACAGGCTGCAACACATCGTCGGCATGGCTCGCGCCAAGGTCGCAGCCGGCATTGTGCTGACGGCACCGTTTATTCCCATGCTCTTCCAAGGCGAGGAGTACGCCGCTTCAACCCCATTCCAATACTTTGCCGACCATGAAGACCCGGAAATGGCCAAAGCAGTCTCTGAAGGAAGGAAACGGGAGTTCGCGGCGTTCGGTTGGAACGCCGGAGAAATTCCCGATCCCGAGAAGCGTGAGACCTTCGAGCGATCAAAACTCGACTGGACCGAGATCCATGAGGGGGAGCATGGCGAGATGCTGGAATGGGTAAAATCGCTCATCCACTTCCGACGCAACTCCGTCTCGCTGAATGATGGTGATACCGGACACGTCAAAGTGCAGTTCGATGAGGACAAGCGCTGGCTCACGATGGATCGTGGCGCGGTAAGAGTCGCCTGGAACCTCGGCGAAGAGACCGTGGAATTGAAGAACCCGGACTCCTGGCCAATCAGTCTGTCGTCCAACCCAGGGATTGCGCTCACCGAAACCGGCATCGCCCTTCCACCGGATAGCTTTGCTGTGCTCAGCACACAAACATCCTAG